aaacattgactgAGACAATGGAACTCAAAGTTCTAAAATGCATCTTGAACAAAACAAGAAAGCATGGAAAAAGTAGACCTACGATATGATCTCATATGCACCACTTACCTAGATTATGCACCCATCTTATACATTTTCTGTGAGCATACCACGATGAACAGAAAGGAGTCACTGTGGCGCTTtcaatttacattacatttactgtatgtactgtattcacaaaacatcttaaggctaaaagtagctcataggagaaaatcttaaaaataataagcgTGTAAATCCTAAAGTCATGCATATCTGACTATCAGCCATGATTATTCTACCCTGTTAATGAAAaggctgtttatatgcatatctGCTAACTGTTTATAAGAGGCACATAGATAAGAGGCTGACAATTAACTGAAcatatacttgtttaattagtgacacttagCCTGCATTTAAAAGTCTTTATTGGAATCtggcagcatttttattttaaaacctttatttgaATATGCAACATAATATTGTGCTccacaatatttctatgaataaatCTCTGACAGAGACCCCTCCCCTTTCAGCCAATCACAGTGTGCACAGTTAGTCagcatgctgacatcatccataACAACAAGGTCAACCTCGCCCTTACTCTTAGCTTAACACTATTCCTTAGTAgaagtttgtctcagcagctttgtgaaggttttaagagaaaactcttagctaaaaacttttacttcTATTTAAGAAATCTCTTAGTGGTAAcgtaaaatgttttgtgaatacgagCCCAGAAGTCAAAGAGAACATCAAAACTCAAAAGTACATGCAAATACACTGGTCATTTATGCCTTCCTTTCTAAAAGTGGATCATAAAAAACGTACAAATAAGAATTAAAACCTGCAAATTACTATATTTGCCAGTTAGTGACTGAAAGTTACACATGCTGCTACTATAACAACAGCGTCGTGCACAGATCTCCACAGGGGCAGGGGCGCGATTTAGGGGTCCAAAAGGCAGGGGCTTAAGCCCCTCCACAAAATAATAGTGTTTTCGTTGCAATAACAATTCAACATATAACTATGTCTGATAGCAAATATTTGTAGgccaaatcatttaaaatatttcagcctGTTTTAAAGGTCTTCATGCTTTTATTTGTCCAAGTACCAGTGGATTTGGACTTTATACTGTTTATTTACTAACTCCTGCACTTCACAGCAGGTTTTGTGTTGCTTTAAtagtgttgttttttgttttttttttcaaaagtgcaagtaatttcttaatgcattaaactttttaattaacaaataattactGCACATAAATTGACTACATGTGATCCATGTGTTAACCCACCaaacatattaattattaactgaAGTCAATTGTGCGAGTCACTTAATTATTCAGAGACGCACAATTATCCTAATTCAGTCATTCTAGGTGAATAGACAAAAGCACGAGAGAAGGTCATCTTATCTTCTCGAGCAGACTGTAAACACGCTCTTATCGCGCGTATTCTACATCAGCTGGTCACAAAGTTCACTAGTATGTTCACAcataactattatttatttgtagctAAACCAAATATATTTGGTAGGTTCGCCTATTTGTAAAAACAGTGTATTCCAGCGTGTTCTAAGCAAAAAGCAGAGCTGAGCTTAAGGAACCGCCCTAAAGCCGGCGTTGTAACGTGATCTAACACGCGGCTGTGAATCTCGTGTTTGCTCATTCGCACTGCAGACTGTCGCGCAGGATTTTCTGCTCTAAGTCAAGAGCCACGACTCTTGAAATTACTCTTAGGCCCCAAGGGCAAATAGTCACATATACATCACCTACTGCCAATATTTAATCCCGGTGCCATTTCGGACTTTCAACATGGGAAAGAAGCTCTCGACATGGACGCTTCTAGCGGTCTTTTCTCTGCTGGTAGTGAAAGGTAAGCGCTGCGCCCCTCTTTGTTGAACCCGGTGCCATGCCTACTTCATCATTTTTGTCGGCACCGTAGACAAGCATTGATTTAAAGCATTTACACTCTGACTTTTATGTCGCGTCCATTTGTATGGAAAACACTGGGTGCAGGAATCACACAAATCACCGTGTTTGAGTTGCGTTTTAACATCTGTCTGGGTTTAGATCATCTGTCTGGGTCGAGCCATTGCTACGGCGCCGTGCATGACATCCCGAGGCTCAACAAATGATGTTTTCCAAATACGACAAATTAAATCGAGTTTTTAAATTTTGGGTTTATTGCGGGGTGAGACGTTCTAAATCTGTGCGTTAAGCATATTAATGAGGATGAGAAGAATATTACTGTTCTTGACTATTGAATATTAAGTGCATCACtaatatgttattttgtttcGCCTTACGCAGACATGTATTTtggactatttaaaaaatattgctatTAATACATTTGGTtctttatttaacaatgtatatcattattcacatatatttaaatatcaatcACTGAGGTGTGTTTTGATTATGTTTCGCTTATTGCATCAATTAACAtcgtcatttattttatttaaaaattatttgcttgtaatgtaatgttttaccAATTCGTTGCAACCCTTATTTGCTTTTTCTAACGGCGTTAATCATGTATTATAGCCTGTCTGGGTTGGGAAAAATGGTACTGTTCAGTACAgcttgcatttaaatatattcacagAACAATTTTCACATAGTCTCCTCATCCTAGCACGGTACAGGTAGCCTACGTTGGGAGGCTTGGAGTCAGAGCGCATGCGCACATGAAGCCACAATGCGCCCAGGTACAGCATAGGAGTTTGGAATTTTTTGGAGACTGCGGAAGATAGGAAGATACCATCATTTTATGACAGGGGGGACGGTCCCCTCTGTTGGTGTGAGGCACACACCACTACAAAATGACAAAGGATATGAGCAAAATCATGAAAGCCTATAAAAAGAACGACTTCCTTTTCTGACAAAGGCTACTTTGAATATTGTTTCGGATCACGGATGATGTGCCTTCCACGTTGTATTGTATAAAAATCCCCTTACCTAACCAACTACTGAAATGAATGAGGAAAGCCAGCGTCTGCAGTTCTGGCAGAGGTAAACTGCTCCACCCCCTTTTCCTGTCAGCCACACCCCGCTGTTGTATATGTAATTAGATACATGTTTACACTCCCTTACCTGAAAACTCATTGTATATTTATGAGCATATAGTTTTACCACCGTTTTAGGTGTTAGGttcatgttttgaaatgttttcatttgaattctAATACATTTGTCAGTAATCTATTAAAGCCATGACATCTGAATAACCCAAAATGAACTAATGCACTGTATTTAAACCCATATCTATTGTGAAGAGGAAACACATCAGATAGATTAACTGCTGTCACATGATGTATTGATCACATAAAATTCTGCCAATGCTGAGCTGGCTTTGGCAGCACTGCATGAAGGGTAACTGTTGCTTTAAGCTTTTAGCTAAACCTAATATTCACTAAGACAACCTATAACTGagcaaaaaaaagagaaactgtCAGAAAGAGGGATTTAGAAAAAGACAGTGGGATAGACAGATTAAAAGAAACAGATAAAGAAATATAGACGTTTAAGACTGACCCCAGTAGAGTGTTGCACCACATTATCTGTGACCCAGTGCTAAAAATATATGGTAGACATTCATTGCGTAAGACATGGAGAGCTGAGTCTGGATTATTACAGAGGAAACCGTTTAGAAATGTACTACCAAAAATGACACATGGGGAAGGAATATTTGCAGAAACATCTTTGTTGTGTTGTACATGAACACAAAAGATTCTTTGTCCCTTTGCGCTTGAAGAATGCGTTGCTAAGCTGTCATTTTCTTGTCTTTGTTAAATGCAGCAGCAGCACTATTGTAGAATTTGTATCATAAAGCGTCTTTAGTAAACCTGGGCATCAGATCCAGTTTTAGCATTAGTGTCTATTAATCATCTGAGATTTTTATTATGGTACTGTATACTGCCAGTATTGCAAATAGGGCTCCCAGGGCTTATCTGCGTAAACAAAAGGATTAATTTATATGTAAGAAATGAGGTACAAAAGGCCGTTCTGCAATGTGAATAAGTCACAGTTAAAGGGTGTTGTCTGACATGCTTCGAGTACCTTACTGCTGTTATAAAACGGTTACtacacaatataaatattaacactAAAAATTCATGTGttggtcatttttaatttattacacaagtaataatcagtttattaagatgaaatacataatacatgGAATGGTTTTGATgctatattgtttattttgcacAGTGGTACACAGAACATAACCGTGCTTTATTATGAATACATCACAGctgctgaccaatcagaatcaaggattggaaataaccgttttataattatttttatatacatgtgTAGTGTGTGTTCAGGCatgatttacataaatatatattacatgcgTGTTCATgatttgaataataatttagtGTATGCTTATGCTTGAGCTGTttcttattttgtgtgttttacagGAATAAGTCAGGGTCTGGACTTGGCAGATGCAATTGACGATGATGAACCAAGTGAGTATGACAATTATGATGATGAAAGCATGTAAGGATGACAGCAGTATTAGGGATTCGTAATACTGTACAAAACTGCCTTACACTGTACAAAACAAATCCTGTtcttttttacagaaaaaagctTTGGCTGCCGGAATAATTCTGTAAAATTATAGTgacaaaacgaaaaaaaaaaattagtttaaaactgtaacttacaaaaaatgtttactgtaAACTATAAGATGACATGTTCTTTTACACTTCCACTGTACGTTTAATAGTATTTGACATTTCTTTCACCATAGTAAGGTAACTTACCAGTAAACAATTAAAAGTTTTGAATGTAGCAGTTTTAGTCTGATACACtgcatacaaaaatatttttagtgtagTGTCAGGTggattttaactttttttttttttttttttttccagctccCCCACCACCTAAAGTGGACCCAGCAGGTGGTGCAGGAGGAGCAGGTGAGAATAATCATTGTTTGTTGTAACTAATAGCACTGTAATAAGAAGACCAAATGCTGTTAAATGAGCTTTTCATAATTAAACAGTGCAACCATTTATCACCTTATATAACTTAATAAcaattaaatcaatttaataccTTATTAAaatcatctgaaaaaaaatgacgtTCATTTGTTCAACAGTGAAACCCAGTCTTAAACCTGTTAAGCCCACAGTCAAGGAATCAGCAAAGCCTAAACAAACAGGTGAGAGGCTCTTACTATATCCCAGGTGTTTGTTCTACTTGAGATGAACATAAAGCAAATATCCCTACTAAACTTCCTCAGTAACCACTGGAACTATTAACGTCTTTAAGTGCTAAAACATGCGGGTTTTGTGTCTTGTGGTATGATGAGTCAGTAGGACATTTACCCTGATAGAAAGCTCTTAGAGCTCATATGGTTATATATgcgactctggaccacaaaaccagccatacaggtccattttttaaactgagatttatacataatctgaaagctgaataaataagctttccttcaatgtatggtttgttaggaaaggataCAACTTTTTGACactctggaatctgagggtgcaaaacaaaaatctaaatattgagaaaattgcctttaaagttgtcctaatgaagttcttagcaatgcatattactaatcaaaaattaagttttgatatgtttacggtaggaaatttacagaatatcttcatggaacatgatctttacttaatatcctaatgatttttgccataaaagaaaaatgtatcatttatcattttgacccatttatcattttggctattgctacaaatatacttatgctacttattactggttttgtggttcagggtcacatatggatgAAAAACATTCTGTATGGCGCAGTTTAGTTTGAAGATTAGCCTATTTTAAACAGTGAAAAATGTataccataaaagaaaaatctcacAAATACTTATTACAATCCTGTATTTTAGTGCTTACTAATCAGTCTTCATCATAGGTTTGAATACACAGCACCCTCTATATGTGAACTGCTTTACAATACTAACATATTAACTAACCTCCACTAACAGAAGAGACATACACTGATATGTTTGACGCCACCATTCGGCCAGACCTGTTGCCCCGAACACCCCCTAGTCCTCTCCGAACCTCTGTTCCCCCTCGGAAAGCCCAGTCTGGTTTGTACCGTGCTGTCAGTTCCCCTTAGAACCGTTCATCGTGTTTGTGTCCGTGTTTGTCTGCATGTAGATATGTGTGTTCAAAGCAGGTTTAAATGTAGGATGAAAGTTTAACAGTGTTCACTTTTGACTGAATGTAGTAATTGATGCAATCATGGATTATTTAGCATCAAATTCTGTAAATATATTCAGACAGTTgctaataatacattattaacataATGCATACCTTTCATACAGTTCATAGCGAATAAAAATCATGGTAAAAGAAGTCATTGTCACAAGGACAGATTTCTGGTGGATGTCAACTCAAGTCCTTCTATAAATTTATCCAGCGTGTCTTACACCTCAACATCACAGCACATTATGATCACATCCTTTACATTTGTCTTCATTGTCGTCTTGACTTgtgagattgtgtgtgtgttcataaaATCTGAAGCATTTAAAAGCTTTGATTTGTTTGAAATGTTCTGTATCTGTTTTTCATTATCACTTAGCCatgttaaaataacaattgGTACTGTGCATATTTCATTCATTACGTAGTGAGTAATTCTTTTGCTTGATAGGTCCTGAGGACTTTAATCTTGAAGATGCCCTGGACCCCGACAATGACATCAAAGGAAAGGGCAAAGGCTCTGGCAAAGGTggtaggttttttttgtttacctgCTTTTACCTTTtccatatttcattttttgcaactttaaaggattagttcacttccagaataaaaatttccttttacttacccccatgtcatccaagatgttcatgtctttctttcttcagtcaaaaaaagaaatgaaggtttttgaggaaaacattccagaatttttctccatagtgtggacttcagtgggatccaatgggttgaaggcccaaattgcagcttcaaagggctctacacgatcccagccgaggaatgaGTGTCTTATTTAACAAAGCaattagtcattttctaaaaaataaataaataaataaaaagacacaGTTAGCTCTTTGTCTGTATACTTCGGTTCAGAAAGTTAgagtagggtgaaaaactcaatctcattttctcctacaaattcaaaattgtccgacatcattgttttagctttttttgtaaagtaagTTTGACTTTTGCACGatctctttgtaaacactgggttggtacttctgcctacgtcacatgtgacctttccaacatgagtATGCAATGCATTAGATTGGActggtgcaagatgagcatttgtaatcgtttcgctagataagacccttattcctcggctgggatcatgtagagccctttgaagctgcactgaaactgtattttggaccttcaacctgctgagcgccattaaagtccactatataaaaaaaaaaaaatactggaatttttcttcaaaatccttaatttctttccaggtaaagaaagaaagacagaaagattcTGGAGGTGTACTAATCCTTTAACactaataatgtaatttaataagaataatGATGGCTTTCAACACAAATCTGCTGCAGAGCAGAATCTAAAACCTTCAGACAGAACTATCCCGCTAAACAtgttgcaatataaaataactcattCTGATGAATGGCTTAGGCCAAAATAAACGGCTTCAAAGCAGACTTTATTCTACAATCggaagaaaaaaggaaatggtGATCTGAAATAAAACCTTTGGACTCATGACACTTTCTCCAAAAAGAGATGTGAAAgcatgttttttccattttc
The sequence above is a segment of the Labeo rohita strain BAU-BD-2019 chromosome 7, IGBB_LRoh.1.0, whole genome shotgun sequence genome. Coding sequences within it:
- the cd99l2 gene encoding CD99 antigen-like protein 2 isoform X4 — translated: MGKKLSTWTLLAVFSLLVVKGISQGLDLADAIDDDEPTPPPPKVDPAGGAGGAVKPSLKPVKPTVKESAKPKQTEETYTDMFDATIRPDLLPRTPPSPLRTSVPPRKAQSGPEDFNLEDALDPDNDIKGKGKGSGKGNQFSDDDLVDVGNDNSYKPDKGKGGKGGSSAGSSGGDLDPADDNNYDTMAETGTIAGIVSAVAMALVGAVSSYISYQKKKFCFSIQQSLNADMVKADAPDAVVAQEPQVQQTLLQPPNAEPPTEENAV
- the cd99l2 gene encoding CD99 antigen-like protein 2 isoform X3, with amino-acid sequence MGKKLSTWTLLAVFSLLVVKGISQGLDLADAIDDDEPTPPPPKVDPAGGAGGAVKPSLKPVKPTVKESAKPKQTEETYTDMFDATIRPDLLPRTPPSPLRTSVPPRKAQSGPEDFNLEDALDPDNDIKGKGKGSGKGGNQFSDDDLVDVGNDNSYKPDKGKGGKGGSSAGSSGGDLDPADDNNYDTMAETGTIAGIVSAVAMALVGAVSSYISYQKKKFCFSIQQSLNADMVKADAPDAVVAQEPQVQQTLLQPPNAEPPTEENAV